A region of the Gopherus flavomarginatus isolate rGopFla2 chromosome 3, rGopFla2.mat.asm, whole genome shotgun sequence genome:
AAGAGACGCTGCTTTTCTGGACATATTAATACTGATTTgatgttcttttattttttcatagGGCATAGTAAAGGTTTCTGCTAAAAATACCACCACTGTCCTGCAAATGCATATAAACAAAGAGAAATCCCATATAATGGGACCTTCATGCAAAAATAGGAAAGTTATGTATTGCTTCAAGTTTAAACAAATGGTTAAAGGTTTTGTTAATGTCTCCTTACCAGCAATCTGTTTAGGCAGTCAATGAATTCATTGTTTTCTACAGTACAGTGTGTGTACTGGCAAGGTTTGAACTCCTAATCACAGAAGTCCAGTCACAGCAGCAGCTACTGAGGCCACTAACACAACCCCATAGCAGAACTGAAGAGATCTAGTCATCACAGGATAAATTGCCTGTGTTCACTAGAGCAAAAATATTTCTTTGGAATTCATCTCAAAGAAAACTGTTGCTCAGCATTAAACATTTTCAGACAGACAAACGGAATAAAAAAGGCACTGTTACTCAGTACATTTTGTTCATCTAAATGTAAAAAATGGTGATGGTTTTGAACAACTAGCCACTGTTTTCCTAAGAAGGCTTCTTTGTTACCCAATGGTAATTTAATGCCTTATGATAAAAGCTTGTTTAATGTAAAAGCCTGCTTTATCTGAAGCATGTCTTGATTCTCACTTTAAAGTCTTTAAATTACACTAGTTCACAATAGTCTATGTACGTTATAAAATTAATAGACCATTTACTTCAACCAGACATGTCTGAACAGCTAACTTCTCAAACTATACAAAATTAAACAGTATGAAATCCTACACAGGGACATAAAGACATTGTTAAAAGctaataacaaaaataatttatACACTTATAAGCATAAGCAACGTAGCCTATAGCAGGTTCAACAAACAGGTCCTCAGGAATATGTCTGAAAGAGAACATCAGCTAAAATCAGAACAATTACAAGCACAAGAATGTCTCCAATTTATTATCTTTACCATACTACACATTTTCATAAACCAAAGATCCTTTGTCTGTCAAAGTCTGTAAACAAGGGCtgtattctccccctccccactgtaaGCATGTGAATTTTTTAAGTCCTTCAATCAAGTTTCATTCCATCACTTGCATAAGGAATCAAGAGCTTCTTCTCTTGTTAAATTACCTATATATTTTATCATACAGCCTGCAATGCAGTAAAATCACAGTGAAAGCCCTGGGGAAAAAATGATCTTTACAGCAGGACTTGAACCGTTCTAATAATAAATGAATCTAAGGAAGCATCCCATAATAAAAGTGTGGGGTTTCTATTTCCAGAAATCAAGTCAATTAGAAATCCCAGGTTCTACTTAAAAACCCCAAAAGATCTAAAAGTGTAAAGACCCATCTCCTCAGTCATTTATAAATCCTAGTTTCACTTGCAGAGATACTTTTCCAGTCTGGAAAACAGTAGTGCAATTTAATTAGTTTTACATCTTTTAAGTTACTTAAGTTCAGTAAGTAAATGTCATAGCTCTGTGGAAAGATACGAAGATGATGTGGTAAACAAGAAATTTTGGCAAGCCCATGCAGGCTTACTAGTCCATTAAAGCTTGTCAGTCCAAAgtggcattttttaaaagttatctaTAACTAAAAACAAAGCAGAAATAAATAGGCAGAAAAAACTAAACTGTCTGAATTTTTGATTTCTCATTAACAGCTGGCACGATCTTTAACGTGAGGATCATTTAAATAGTAGACAGTTGACCTACAGGGCATTTCACTATGATGTCCAGTCTGGAAGACCCAAATGGAACTTATGTCCTGAAGTTTAGGATGCCTAACTTTGCCACTGTTATGGgttacttctctgtgcctcacttagATTTTTTCTTAAAGAGGCTTTTAATTTTTGATGGCTTTTTGTTTTTCTCGCCGTTCTGGCATAGGTCCTGTGGGATGCTGCTGATCCTAGGGACAATGGAGACTTCATGAATGGGTTTACTTTCACTGCTggctgaggaagaggagatgTGGTGAGGCTTTGGGACTGGGATCCCACTAGAAAGCTGGTTCATGCTGCAGGACTTCTCCAGGATGCCATTGTACACTTTGTTCGCAGGACTAAATATCATGCTTTTAGTTTCTGTTAGGCCTGGGCAGTCAGGAGAACCCCTAGAAATGTCTGCAGTTAGTGATGAGGAGTCTCCTGTGGATGATTCCTCTAGCGACAGTTCCTCCCGGGATACCTTTTGTGGAGATAGAGGTTGGTACATCTCAAGACTTGAAGGAGGAGACTGTTTTCTTCCAAAGGATGAGTTTAAGGAATCACACTCCGAACCAGCATCCTGTACTTCCCTAAGTAATAGCAAAGAGAGAGGAAATAAACTGTTAGACAGAAATTGCCTTAATGAAATTAAGAGGAGAAAAAAACCAGTTTAAAATCTATGCCATTAGACTGCAACCATCCACTAAAAGTGGTAGGTAAATGCTGAACAGCTTCATTTACAATAAGAAAACGAGATCAGTTCATATCTCAGATCCACGAATAGCAGTTTTATGTATGTAACCTTGTAATCTGATACAGATGTGATAGTAATTTTAGGTATGTGTCACACTGCCACCAATTGGGCAAAAAACCAGATTAAAACTACCAGAGACCATAATAAAAAATTTGATTGTCAATAGATAAAAAAAGCTGAATGATTTTAATCTCAGCCAAAATAAGCATCAAGCTCAGTTCAGTCAACTGCACCTCACTATAGAAGAGCAATAACCTTGTCCAATTAAAGTATTAGCATATTCTCTTAAAAAGGATGGTTCTGGAAGAGCCATACTGAGGAGTTCCCTAAGACCCAAAGAACAAAGCAGCCTGAAGCCACTAAATTAGAAGGGTATTTTCATACTGGCAtaagcttgaaaaaaaaaaaaatttatacaATATGAAATTTGCTTGGCCTGTGTTTTAGCTGTTAATGAAGCCAGTTCTTGTGATAATCTTAATCCTTCTGATTGATACAAAAAGTGAAAGAATAATTGTGTATTTATGAGATGACAAGATGCTGTGCTAGGATTGATTGTCATGTCAAAAATTTTGAATGAATTTACTACAGAAACAAACAGGCGGAGAAGATTGGCTGTGAAGAAACAAAACCAGTAACGGAGTAAATAAAGTTACAAAAGTCACAGAAGCAGCAGATTAATATATTTGCAAGTTAGATATCCTCACCTTTCAATATACAATCTAACTAGTCCTTGTGTTACATGACTAAAGGAACTTAACTTTCTCCTAGGAGAAAGTGTAGGAACAGCAGCAAGCGCTACAGTCTGCTTTTGGTCCAGGTTAAAGCTATAAGCACAAACTATCGGAAAGAAACTGGATTAGTTCAGTATACCCAGGACAGTGGCAGCACTGAATTAAACCTTTTGCACTGGCTAATTAGACTccgactttaaggccagaagggatcatcctGATCATTTTGTCTGATCTTCTGCACACTACAGGCCAGAGAACCACACacacctgtaatagacccctaacctctggctgagttactgaaccATGAAAAGAGAAGGattaggagggatttgatagcagccttcaactacctgaagggggattccaaagatgatggaactatgctgttttcagtggtggcagatgatagaacaaggagcaatggtctcacatTGCAGTAGGGatggctggacattaggaaaaactattccactaggaggatggtgaagcactggaacaggttacctagggaggtggtggaatctccatccttagaggtttttaaaacccggcttgacaaagccctggctgggataatttagttggggtctgtcctgctttgagcagagggttggattagatgacctcctgaggtcactttgaaccctaatcttctatgattctataacttcaagttacagagactccaccatttacactagtttaaacttgcaagtgacacatgccccatgctacagaaaATAGTGAAAActgccagggtctctgccaatctgacctgggggaaaattccttcccaacaccaaatatggcgatcagttagaccttgagctATGGGCAAGACCAGCAGTCAggcatctgggaaagaattctctgcagtaacaaaGAGCCCTCTCCATCTAGCATCCCATCACCGCAACCGGGGATATTTGCTACTTGCAGTCAGAGATTGGCTACacgccattgtaggcagtctcatcataccatccccctcaaacttatcaagctcagtcttgaaacgaGTTAGATTTTTTGCCCGCACTgctccccttagaaggctgttccagaacttcactcctttatATTCACACAGTAGCATGAATTGCCCAATTGTTGTTCCATTTGGGCCCAATAACTTAATTTATATTATTCAGGTGGCTACTTCACCGCTTGACATAGTTCAACCTCTAACACTTCATAACTATTTAGAGCAATCCAACCAGAGTTCTAATAATGTTTTGCTGTTTGTCATACCATTGTTTCTCAGCAGTGAAGTAAattgcctcttcttcctcctcagtaCGATAAAGAGCAGGGCAGCTTGACACTGACAGGATGTCAGGGTCAGGGGAATGCAAGGTATGTGGCGTATGTTGAGCACGTTGAGTATGCAGAGATTGTGGAGATGGTGGTACAACATTTCGCCTTGAGCGACACACACTACTACTTCTTGCTAATGTGCTGGGAGGCTTTACAGTGGAccctgggggaaaaaacaaacaaacaaactatgttaatttaaaattaacataATCTACTCTGAAAACCCTATCAGCAGATTCTCTCCCTGAGGGCAGGTACAGCAGGTTAATGATTCTGGGAGCCAGTCTGCATCAGCCCCAGTGATTCTTAGAGTTCCTATGAGGCTGCTCTCAGCTGActtttagggcatgtctacactacaaaattaagttgacatacagccactgcagtaatgaAAGCGGTGTTTCATGTCCACGGTGCCCTTCTTCCGTTGGCGGTGCCCATCCTTATCAGGAGCACTGCCACTGATTTACTTATGTGGGGCATTGAGAGCCCTGGGGCcgcggggctccagctgtgaggcCTAGGGCAGTAGGGCTGACAACCAGAGGATGTAAATAATGCCGTGTCTACACAAACACTGCATTACCCTAACTACATCAACTTAAGCGCTATGCCTCTCGCGGAGGTAGAGTTATTAAGTCGATGCAGTGGACGACTTACATcggtgggagctacattttaatATAGatgctctgtagtgtagactaggcctcaggTATGGTTCTTAATGGATGACAGGGGTAACAAAGCTCTGCCTTTGACCATTTGCATCCAGATTCTGACCTCTGTGCTTCCTGGGAAGCCCAAAGAGGCCAAATCTcatttgagaatctggccctacacGTTTATAGACTAGAAATGGTGGTGCTGAATTAGTATGAAACACATAATTATTCTCATCCATTCTAATCTTGTGGTCATTCAAATCTTGCAAAAGTGAGAAGCTTTCTGAAGGAGCACCAGAAGCaccactgtttttaaaataatttcacctAACCAAAAAGATGGATGGAAGTAAACAACACAAATTACAATCATGAATGCTATAGTCAttaaatgtgatttatttttctaGAACTGCATTAGTGCACTCTCTCAACAGGAGTGCCAGCCAAAATGAAAGCAAGCAAAACAGGTTTGTCCAACTTCATTTGTAATGGGACGTTTTTTTCTATTCGATAATTCATTTTTCAAGATCTGCTACACCAGTCCAGACACCAGTCCATTCCTCCCTGCCAGCAGATGGTGACAGCAAAGCAAAAGAAAGGCCTGATAGGAGGCTGCAGTCATCGCAGTTTCTGGAAACCTTCCAACCTGGTTTCAGTTTGGAAAGCATGCAGATTAGAAATGCTCTCATGTGGAAGGGGCTAATGGAACTACTTCAAGACTCTATGTTGTGGATGAGTTTCCGTCAAGTTTTCCATACCAAGACTACTGTAGTTTGTATTGTCTCTCTTGGACAAAAAAGGCCATGCCCAGCCAGGGGGCAAGTTTGCTTAATCAACTAAAAATGTCAGAAAACCCAAGAATTTTGCAGACAAGTCTGGACTGACGCCATCTGCACTTTTCTTCCTGGGATGCTGTATTAACCTTGGATAAACTATATTCTCCCTTCCTGTGTATTAACTAGGCAGAAGTCTAACTATAAATATGTAAGCACACAAGACAGACAAGGACAAGGCATATGTTGCATTGACCTCTACTTGCTGGAATCTCACATTCAGTTTCGTTACCATCCTACTTTCAGACGTGAAGGTCACTGGGGAAATCACAACTTATGATGCAACTAGCAGCACCTGACCTAAACATATCAGATATCTCTGCTCCTCAGTGGGAGATGATGAGAGCATGTAAGCCAGACCAGGGAAGTGAGTTTGGGTCCAGAGGCGAAAGTGCCCTTGTTCACAGCTGACCTTTCTTCAGCACAATGTGAGCATCTGACAGAGCCTACTTTTCATTTCTATTCTCTGACTCcatagaacataacataagaacataagaacagccataccaggtcagacaaaaggtccatgtAGCTCCTGTGCATCTAACTCCCTtaggagccttttaaaaatacagtgcTGGTATTTTCAAAGGAAATTATAATCAACAAGAAATTGTAGAAGTAATTGTCACAAAATTTTATCCCTTCTTCAGTTTGATTTTTGTGCGTGTGCTGAAACAGTCAAGCATAAGCTTATCTCAATTCATCTTCAGTGTCTAGTTAATCACAGCTACAATAAGATGGTCTCTCTTAGTGATGCAATGACTCAAGTCAGACATCACAGTGGTCTGACTCTCCAGCATCTACAATCACCTCCCAGCACAAAAACACTCTGTTTGGAAGCTTCCTTGGACACTTTTTTGTTCCAGTCATTAAAGAATGCTTGGAAAGCTGTGTAGCACACATCCTCTCACAGAAAGTATCATCTCTCTTCCTACCTGCTTGTCTGATTTGACAGAAACTCCTGCCCTTCCATAATGGTAGGGTGATGGGCCAAGAGCAAAGTTACAGGGTAAATTTAGGATTAGGTTTTTTCAAGTAAAATCCATGTTACCTATTTATGGTGACCAGATTGAGGTTATTCtttttttcagaatgaagagtaggaggaaatagtttttactgcTTCACTTTACCTTTATTTCAACTCCCAGCTCATTTACTGTACTTTCTATCTAATTAATAGAAGACTCATGCAGGGGCTTGTTTTCTTTGAAAATGTCCATCACTATTACCTTACGTTTTGTTTGGCTCCTGTCTCTACTTCCTGCACTCCTCCTCCTGAGGTTAATTTTCTCCTGAATTTCTGTGCTCTAGGTTGCTCAATTTTCCCTTTACTAGTAACTCATCTCATCACTTGAAgtctctcccccactcctgctTCCCTTCCTCAAAATCTCCCTTCGGAGTATATACCACATACCATGAAACTGTGCAACTATTGGAGGGGTGTCTTCATCTAAGTCATCAACTCCCCCAGCAATTGGGTAAGGTGGAATGGAGACTCGGGGCATCACCACCCAACTGTGATCAGAGTAGAGAGAGGATGTCAGGCTTGGTAATCCTGAGTTGTGTGCTATCTGAAAGCCACAGATCTTCTCAATCTGCTGCCATCGATAGAGACGCTCTCGCAAACATGTCGTCAATTCAGAGAGTGCTTTcctggaaaaataaaaacaaaattgaacTTAGTTACTATGTCACTGGACTAAAACTTGAATGCTGAACATAGTATGGAACAATAACAGTATAATCAGTGCAGCATTTCAGAAAGCAATCACCTATTCTTAGGAGTGTGCAAAAACTCACATTACATCATCTTCTGACAGCAGATTTTTACTTAAAGTACAATAACATTAAAATGCTGAATTCCTTCATATCATTTTCTTAGTGAACTTCACTGTTTCTGGTATAAAAGAAAGCAAGGGACAATATACATCTAGTCAATGCTCTTACTTTGCTTCAAGGATTTTGTGGTCCACCTCATCTAGGGAGGAGCTGTGTGCAACATGTAATGTCCCAAATACAGTGCTtctcttctttttaattttttctgccTAAAATGTAGGATAAACATGAAGCCAAAGGCTGTATAAATAATGCagataacaaaaaataatttgagaGGACAGAAAGGCAGTAAATATCTGAATGAAACAGTACTTTTATATGCTGACTGCAGAAAATGTAAGTAATCAACATTCTATCCTATCTGAATATTCTATATCCAACAAAATGGACAGGTCTGTGAGTCTTTAGCACATTAACATACTGAAGTAACTCAAAAGTAAATTACCTCATCTTTAGCAATCGCTAGCTGCATTTCTGCATTTTGTCTTTTAATATTGTAGTACTGAACTTCAACCTCATGTGTTAATTGGAGCCATTTCTGCAATGCATCAGGAACAGACCAGTTACTTCTCAGCTCAAACTCCTTCTCGGCCTTCTTTAAAGCCATGCGAACCTAGCAGTCAAAAAAGATGAAAAAGTCACTGAGATAATTTTCCTAAGACTGAAGGTAAAAAGGAGTGTGCCACAAATACTGCTGTAATTACCTCTAAAACTCATTTTCCATGCAGTCACGCTCTGGGATCATATAGCTCTGGCATGTGGTTCTTTGCTCTTAAGAGTAAGTTGTGAGAAGTTTCTGGAAAGTCATGCTGTGGATTTGCATACACTGTACCAGCCTCAAACTTTCTGTTCCTATTTTACCTTGGTGATCAAGCTGAAACTAACACTTACTGATATGCCACAACTAATTTCTAACACTACACATTAGATTTacacaaaagaaaatataagcaaCAGTCTGGTAAAGACACCAGCTGCTTCTGTTCTGGTAGCAAAAATGAAACCTCCTTCATAGGTCTAGTCTTGGCATTGTTTGGCCCATGTACATTATGTACAGGGACTTAAAACATgaaaaattgttattttaaatatgtttCAGTAGCATACCCAGAGAGGTCCATACGCTTCACAAGTTTTAATAGTGGTCAATGTATATCCTTTTTCTAGGGCTGTAAAGAAATGAAAGATTCAGAGGCTTATAGGATGCTTCCAGGACAATAAACCTAGCATCACAGAAATGCcacttgaaaaaaataaataaaaatacatctcTCCAGTAAACTAAACCGCAATAAAACCAGGAAATTAAgttaaaaaaactgaaatgttccATAGTTCATAAATACCTGTACTAGCTCCTCCTCTGCATACTTGAGTCTGCTCAGCTCACATTCAGCTCCCTCCCTCAACTCCCTTAGTCGATAAGCTTCTCGTTTTGCATCATTGATTTCATCCATCATTTTGCGCTCCAGGTTTTGTTTTTCTACAGCAACATTTCTGTTTTCCTCCTGTGCCTTCTCAAGCCTTAAGAACACAATTAAGCAAAAAAGTGAGAAACTACTCAAAGAACAGTGGTTAAAGATGGAGTGTTCTGGTAAAGAATGAAGCCTATACAGATTGTATGTAACACGTTAATATAATTTGCAGCATTTATATCCAAATTCAATCATAAACCAGCCTCAAACACCCCGTATCTAACTTATCAGTTTTAATGATAATCTCCTTCATATATACTTTAAGGGTACAAAAGTACACAAAAATACCAGGTTTATAATAAGAGTTACTGCCTTAACTATGGAGGAGGCACTCTTTCTCCATACTGGTAGAAAAACAGTAAACAATTTTCAGTGAAGGCTTGTCTGAATCTCATGTGCTCAAAAAGCTGTAAGAAAGATGCTGCAAGAAGTTTTCTTCCACAACAAAACAGGATAAGAAACAGTTTATCCCAAATTCAGCCATAATCTCCAGTAATAATGCCTGTTTCCTACATCAACATGTAAAGTAACAGATTAACTCACCACTGTCCCTTTCATATTCACTGACCCATCTCTGTAtccatttctctttcctttccattGCTCAGCTCTCACATTACAGTTTATGTCAAGGAGATATTTCAACATGCCACACACAGATATGTTCATTAAGACTGCAGTTAAATGTGTGCAATGAATTGAGGAAGGTGCACAACACTCAATGCCTGTTCTAGTCAAATTGTTATCTTTCACTTTATTGCTTTAAATGCTAAACATCATTACCTCAAAACATAAAGTTTAGACAAATCACTGAACACTTAAACCTTTTCAGTTCACATACCTCTCCTGCACATCAAGAAGGCTTTGCTCTGCTGTCTGGAGGCTTTCTagatctttcatcatttttgtgatGTGCTCTCTTGAGGTCTTGTTCTGAGTATGTGCAAACCAGTAGCCTCCAAAACCAATCACTATAGAAATTGCTAGTACAAAATCCTTCATCCAGTTGTGAGATGGGCCTGTAAAAATAGTTAAAACAATCAAGTACCGTGCAGATTTAATAGGTGCACTATCGAAATCACTTCTTTTCAGCACATAAAAATAGTGCAACTTGGAGCTCAAAGGGAGATTCCACATCATTTATCCAGCAAGCTCTCTCCACATCCCCACTGAAATTACTTTGGGGGCATTCTAACACAAACCCAACAGCTCTGTTGCTAATACTATATTCTATCTATGAGAGATTACCTTAAATGCTTACTGTATACTGAAAAGAATGAATCTTCTACATGATAATTACACATTGACTCTTCATTAAACATTTCTATTTCACAAGCTACAGTATAGGTTAATTCATTATCAAATTACGTGGCTAGTGAGTGTTGGGTCTGATCCTACAGTCCTCCTTCTGCATGCAAAAAAAACTGTccttgatttccatgggagtcCCTCAAGGGAATGGGTGAATGATGGGGCTCAGACTAACAAAGTGAATTTTACAAGGTCAATATGAATCTAAAGTTTGGTTACCTAACTAAAAAGATATGGTTgtcattttcttttatattaaaaaatagtatttaaagTATCCAAAAAAGAATTTAATAAATGAACTGATGCTGTTGCAAGAATAAGGAAGCAATCTAATCTGACTTTTAAAATACTGCTTGTAACAGGTTTACAGACTCAGAAGCAACATTTGGGGAACAAAGATTCAACAGTATAAAACAGATTATAGCTTTCACTGTATACTCTATACTCCTCTCATACATATTTCCATAGGGTAATGTTTAAAAGTATTCCTGGGAACACCGTGTGCCTACTTTAAGGCCACAGATGACAATTAGCCTCCTGCCTCAGTTACCCCGTAAATAGCAACAAACAAGTTCTGACATCCCACACCACACTTGAGTGTACATTTAATTGGGCACCCACATTCTCCTGAGTGCAGAACTGGGTGCAGCTGCTTATCAGCATTCCAAAGGAGGAAGTTAATAAAGCAGCAGCCTGGGACGGCCAATCATCTGTTCTTTCAGCCATGCTTAGGAGGAAAGacaggcatctagttttcatgtGCAGCCTCTTGTCTCAGTTAATGCACCCGAGACTTTTAAGTGCAGATCAGCAGCTTGCCAGTTTGATGGCAAGTAATTAAATTTCACTTGCCCAAACTGAGTTTTGCTGCTTGACAACACCAAGAATTTTCCTTATCTGGTTGGATCCTGGGCTTGTCAagtcagatgtgtgtgtgtgtgtaaaatattttAGATTAGATTTTACAATACCTTTTAAATAATTATGCATGACATTTCTAATTTGCACAGTCGTGGTACTGTGAAGGAAGGACAGATATAATTGCACACGTGGAGACTTCACAATGTCTCAACAGGTACCCAAGATTCGCACATGAATCAATATGAATGATCTTCTCTAACACAGAGGTTCTCACACTGCGGTCTGCGAGCTCTACtcaggtggtctgcagatagttccctctaagggctggtcaacactacgggggggaatcgatcttagatacgcaacttcagctacgtgaataacgtagctgaagtcgaatatctaagattggatttctcacccgtcctcaccgagcggaatcgatgtccgcggctccccctgtcgattccgcaactccgttggggttggtggagttccggaatcgatataagcgcactcagggatcgatatatcgcatctagatgagacgcgatatatcgatccccaagcaatcgattttaatccgccgatacggcgggtagtctagacgtagcctaaggTGCAAGCCTGAGTGGCCACACATAAAGGAATAAATGGcttggctccactaattaggtgcctggaccctggagaagatgctcatgtaaggtgaggtggtgaccTTGGGGGGAATAaggagtaggtgggagggggtAGTAGGATGAGAAGAGGGGTTTAGGGAGGAATTTGGAAGTGCAGGGCTGCAACTGCCAGAgaaaaagaggtgactttccccagctccaggtctGCGGCTGCCGGGGAGAGATGGCccttcttcccagcctcagctctgtggctgctgtggcgggGGTAAGACCCACTCCACCCTCTTTCCCAGGCCCAGCTTGGGAGCTGCCATAGTGGGGGAGAGACTTCCACTCCTTCGCAGCCCAAGGGCTGCCatgatgggggagagagggcacttccatcacattagaaaggtgagactactgatattaaaatgagttgtgtgctttttttgtagaacaaaaaaagttaattatgattacttttttttaaatacagcactttacaatagtttgcTAACAGTATGAACAACATTTGCAAAGATCACTAATtggtccgccgagaccctcagc
Encoded here:
- the STIM2 gene encoding stromal interaction molecule 2 isoform X1, with protein sequence MSGVRVPSGALGRRPGVAGAPVPVLLLLGLLLAAAAGCEQESGDVAGGRRRGGASAAESPAVMTDTCSSLSPPCFTEEDRFSLEALRMIHKQMDDDKDGGIEVDESDEFIREDMKYKDASNKHSHLHREDKHITIEDLWKRWKTSEVHNWTQEETLQWLVEFVELPQYEKNFKDSSVKGTTLPRIAVNEPAFMISHLKIIERSHRQKLQLKALDVVLFGPLARPSHNWMKDFVLAISIVIGFGGYWFAHTQNKTSREHITKMMKDLESLQTAEQSLLDVQERLEKAQEENRNVAVEKQNLERKMMDEINDAKREAYRLRELREGAECELSRLKYAEEELVQVRMALKKAEKEFELRSNWSVPDALQKWLQLTHEVEVQYYNIKRQNAEMQLAIAKDEAEKIKKKRSTVFGTLHVAHSSSLDEVDHKILEAKKALSELTTCLRERLYRWQQIEKICGFQIAHNSGLPSLTSSLYSDHSWVVMPRVSIPPYPIAGGVDDLDEDTPPIVAQFHGSTVKPPSTLARSSSVCRSRRNVVPPSPQSLHTQRAQHTPHTLHSPDPDILSVSSCPALYRTEEEEEAIYFTAEKQWEVQDAGSECDSLNSSFGRKQSPPSSLEMYQPLSPQKVSREELSLEESSTGDSSSLTADISRGSPDCPGLTETKSMIFSPANKVYNGILEKSCSMNQLSSGIPVPKPHHISSSSASSESKPIHEVSIVPRISSIPQDLCQNGEKNKKPSKIKSLFKKKSK
- the STIM2 gene encoding stromal interaction molecule 2 isoform X2; its protein translation is MTDTCSSLSPPCFTEEDRFSLEALRMIHKQMDDDKDGGIEVDESDEFIREDMKYKDASNKHSHLHREDKHITIEDLWKRWKTSEVHNWTQEETLQWLVEFVELPQYEKNFKDSSVKGTTLPRIAVNEPAFMISHLKIIERSHRQKLQLKALDVVLFGPLARPSHNWMKDFVLAISIVIGFGGYWFAHTQNKTSREHITKMMKDLESLQTAEQSLLDVQERLEKAQEENRNVAVEKQNLERKMMDEINDAKREAYRLRELREGAECELSRLKYAEEELVQVRMALKKAEKEFELRSNWSVPDALQKWLQLTHEVEVQYYNIKRQNAEMQLAIAKDEESTL